AGTGTGGTGATCGGCGGTTTGATCACCAGCACCGTGCTGACGTTGTTCGTGCTGCCGGTGCTGTATCGGGCCCTGGAAGATCGGCGAGAGGCGCGGCGGGCTCGGAAGGGGGGAGACGGTGTGCCGGCGACGGGCCGGATTCTGCCGGCGTAGGGCACACGTCCCTTCTCCAGCCCGCACTTCTCAAGCACCTTTCGTGCGTGTCCACTGCCGACCCGCTCCTCCGTTTCCGCGACGAATTCCCGATTCTCGCGACGTCGACCTATCTCGTGTCGAACTCGTTGGGCGCCATGCCACGCACGGTGCCCGACAAACTGGCCGAGTACACCGAGCAGTGGCGCACGCGCGGCGTGCGGGCGTGGGCAGAGGGTTGGTGGGAGCTGCCAGTCACCATGGGATCGCAACTGGCGCCCCTGATTGGCGCGGCAACCGGTAACGTGGTGATGGTCCCCACCGTCACGCAGGCCATGAGCACCGTCCTCAGCGCGCTCGACTTTCCGGCCACCCGCAACGAAGTGGTGATGACGGCGCTGGACTTCCCGTCGGTGCGGTATGCGTATGATGCACTGGCGCCGCGATTGGGTGCGCGCGTCACCGTGGTGCCAAGCGACGACGGTATTGGCATTCCGATGGACCGGTTGCTGGCGGCCATCACCGAACGCACACGGCTGGTGGCCATTTCGCATGTGCTGTTTCGTTCGGCCTATGTGCTGGATGTGGCCGCCGTGTGCGCGCGGGCCCGCGAGGTGGGCGCCGTGGTGGCACTGGACGCGTACCACAGCGTTGGGGTGATGCCGGTGGACGTGCAGGCGCTGGGTGTGGATTTCCTGTGCGGTGGAGTGCTCAAGTGGTTGTGCGGTGGACCGGGCGGCTGCTTCTTGTACGCGTCGGCGTCGGCCAGCGAGCGGTTTGCCCCGGCACTCACGGGATGGCAGGCGCACCGCACCCCGTTTGCGTTTGCCGATGCGATGGAGCCGGCGTCCGGCAGCTGGCGCTGGCTGGGGGGGACACCAGTGGTTCCGGCCCTGTTTGCCGGGATGGAAGGCCCGCGGTTGATTGCCGAGGCGGGGATGGCGTCCATTCGCGCCAAGAGCATACGACAGACGGCCTGGTTGATCGACGCAGCCGATACGCGCGGCTGGCGCGTGAGTGCGCCGCGGGAGGCCGAGCGTCGTGGCGGCACGGTGGCGTTCGACGTGCCGCACGCGGCCGATGTGGCGCGCGCACTGCTGGCGCGCAACGTGGTCATTGACTATCGGCCGGGCGCCGGCATTCGCGTGGCACCACACTTCTACACGACGGATGACGAACTGGTGGCCTGTGTGGAGGCCATCGATGACATCCTCGACAACGGCGCGTGGGCGCAATTCACGGGCGTGCATTCCACCGTGACCTGACCGGTGCGACGCCGCTGGCGCCGGATCGCACCTGTCACCAATTTGCGCGAAGTGCTTGGTGCCCCCTGACCCCGAGACGCATGAATACGCCCAATCGCCCGCCCAAGAAGCTCCGCAAGCAGTACTCGAACAACCAGTATCCGATGGTGGTCATGAAGTTTGAAGACGGCCACGAGATCAAGGTGTATCAGAACACCGGCAAGGTGTTCGATGTGTACCCCGGTGAGACGGTCAAGCTGATGGCCGTATGGGATCCGACGTCGAAGGAATGGGAGTTGATCGAAGCCAAAAAGAGCGACACGTTCGACGACGCGCCCGCGGGTTCCTGACCGCCGCGTGCCCGAGCGCCGGCTGACTCCTCGCAGCACGCCTGACATTGCCGCCGCGCTCGCGCGCGGCGACGCCGTGGTCGCCCTTGAAAGTTCGGTGTTGGCGCAGGGGCTTGAACCGCCGTTCAATCGACAGGCGGCGGAGCGCATGAGTGCCGCGGTCGCGGCGGCCGGTGCCACGCCAGCCATCACCGCCATCGACAGCGGAGTTCCGGTGCTGGGGTTGGACCAGACCACGCTGGAGCGCTTTCTCGCTCGCCACAATGTGCGCAAAGTGTCGGCGCGCGATTTGGCGATGTGCATGGCCGATGGCGTCGATGGCGCGACCACGGTGGCCGGGACGCTGGCACTGTGCGCGTTGGCCGGGATCGAAGTGTTTGCCACCGGCGGCATTGGCGGGGTCCATCGCGACGCGCCGTTCGACGAATCGGCCGATCTGGTCGAACTGGCGCGATCCAGCACCATCGTAGTGTGCGCCGGGGCCAAGTCCATCCTCGACCTGCCGGCCACGCTTGAACGGTTGGAAACGCTGGGCGTGCCGGTCATTGGCTACCAGACGAAGACGTTGCCGGGGTTCTTCACGAAAAGTACCGGGCTGCCATTGACCGCGTTTGCGGAGAGCCCGGAGCAGATTGCTCGCGCCTGGCGTGCGCATCGCGCATTGGGGCGATCGGGAGCCATGCTGGTGGTGCAGGCGCCCCCGGCATCGGCCGCGCTCGATCCGTCGCTCGTGGAACACGCCACCGCGGCGGCGCTCGAGGTGGCCGCCACGCAGGGTATTCGTGGCGCGGCCGTCACGCCGTTTCTGTTGGCGGAGGTGCAGCGTCAAACCCGAGGTGCCTCAGTACAGACGAATCTGGCGCTGCTGGAAGCCAATGCCGCCCTGGCAGGTCGGATTGCGGTGGCGTTGGTGCAGTCTCGCAAAGAGTTGATCAGAGGTTGAACTTCGCACGAAGCGCACGGTACTATCCGGTAACCCGCTCGCTCCGGAGGTTTTCCTGACATGCCCACTCCGTTCCTGAGTTCCGAGGAATACGACGAGCGCTCTCACGCCCTCTACAACGAGGGGCAGTACGATGAGGCGCTCGACCTGCTGCGCGAGGGATTGAAGGCGTATCCAAACGCCGTTGAGCTGCACGTTGGCGTGGGGTACGCGCGGTTGGCCCGCGAGGAGTTCGCGTGGGCACGACGCAGCTTTGAGGAATCCCTCATCCTCGACCCCGAACACGAGGACGCCTTGGCGGGGTTGGGTGAAGTGCTGCTCAAGTTCGGTCAGGCCGATGCCGGACTGCGCGCGTTCGATCAGACCATCGCCCTCGGCTACGACGATGATACCGATTTGATGCTGCAGATCGGGCGCGCATTGTTCCGCGAAGGCTTCGTGGACGACGCCTTGACCTACTTCGAGCGCGCGGTCGCGCACGCACCGGACTCCGCCGAGGCGGCCGCGTGCGTGGGCTATGCCCAGCATCGCCTGGGGCACGATGCGGACGCCATGGCCTCGCTGCGTCGCTCGCTGGAGCTTGACAGCGAATTCGCCGAAGCGCGGGTGTATCTGGCCAACATGCTGTATGACGCCGGGGAACTCGAGTTGGCGCTGGCCGAGTACGAGAAGACAACACCGGACGATCACTGGGATGAACTGGGCATCTGGCGACTGACCGAATTGAGGAAGTCGGTCTATCGACTGAAGGATGATGATCCGTCGCTCAAGCCGTGGGAGGCCCGGCTGATTGAGCTGGCGGGCACGCCGGACGCAATCGACGATGTGCTGGCGGAGGTCGAACAGTTGGTGATGGAGCAGGAAAGCGAGGCGCTGTTGCAGGCGCAGGGTCAGCTGGAGACGTTGGGCGGATTGCTGTCGGGTCTCGCGCAACAGACCGAGCAGCAAACCGATTTTTCGTCGCCAGATGTGTACGCGCCCGACGGGCCGCATCGCGTGATCATGCGCGATGGCAGCACGTTCGAGGGCACGTGGGATGAAATCGTGCAGGCGTTGCGCGACGCGCGCGACGCCGGGCGTCCGCTGGACGAGTACATGGCGCTGGAAGCCCGGCGCCACTACGGGGCCACGGGGTTGCGCATTGCGTCGCACGCGCCGGAAGCGTTCTTGCGCGAAAGCGCAAACGCGGGCCTGCTGCGCATCGAACGGTGACGGCTCGCGCCGCGCTGGACGCGGCATTGAACGCGGCGCGCGCAGCCTTCGAACTCAGTCTCGGTCCCTCCGGCGAAGCCACCGCGTTGCCGGTGTGGCGTGAGACGCCCGAGGCGCTGGCCACGCCGTATGGACGTGGCGTCGCGATGTGGCGGGCGGCGGAGGTGGTGCTGCAGGCGGTCGTCGGTCGTCCGGAACTGACCGGACAGGCCCTGGTGGGCGAAGCGCGTCGTCTGCAGATGCTCACCCTGGGCGATGCGCACGCGCTGATGGCATTGCAGGGCTGGGTGGATCGTGTGCGGAATGCCGACGACGCGAACACCAGTGCGCCGGTCGCTGAGGGCGAGCGAGGCGTGGCGCGCGAAGCGTGGTTGGCGCTCGAACACGTGGTCGATCGTCCATCGGATGCATCGGGCGCGGTAACGGCCAAACCGGCAATTGCGCCGCCGCCAAACGCGCCGCCACCAAACGCGCCGCCACCAAACGCGCTGCCGCCAAACGCGCTACCGCCAAACGCGCCGCCGCCAAACGCGCCGCCGGTGACGTCAGGCAAACCATGGTATGCCTCGGCCGGCCTGTTGTTCGGCGCGCTCATGCTCTTGGTGATCGGCGGCGCCGGTGCCTGGATGCTGCTGGCCGGTCGACGCGGTCGCGATTTCAACGACGGCGTGGCGGCGTATGAACGCGGTGCGCGCGACGTGGCGCGGACGGCGTTCGGGCGATTTGCGCAGGATCATCCGGATGACGCGCGACCCCTGGTCTATCTCGGCCGACTGGCGCGCGAGGACCGTGATCTGGCGCGCTCGCGGCGTTTTCTGGAGGCGGCCGTGCGCATGGATCCGGCCAATGCTTCGGCACAACGCGAACTCGCGGCAGCCCTGTTGGCCGACGGACAACCGGAACTGGCCCGTCGGTTCTACGTGCGCGCGGTGGAACTCAATCCCGCCGATCGACTCTCGCAGGGATTTCTGGCGTGCGCACTGCATCGCCTGGGGCGATTCGATGAGGCACGACGCTGGGCCGACCGCGCCGGCCCCGGCGAGTGGACGCCATGTCTGACGGTACCGGTGGTACCCGCGCCGCCGGTGCCGCTGGCGCCGCCGCGATGATCACACCGAAGGCGAGCGATGCGCTGGTGCTGCACCGCGACACCGTACGCGAGGTGTTGCCGAATGGGCTGACACTGCTGGTGCGACGTGATACGGCGGCGCCGGTGGTGGCGGTGGTGACCCACGTGAAGGCCGGGTACTTCGACGAGTCCGACGACATTGTCGGCATCGCGCATGTGCTCGAGCACATGTTTTTCAAGGGGACCCCCACGCGCGGAGTGGGTTCCATCGCCCGGGACACCAAGGCCAGCGGCGGCTATCTCAACGCCCATACGATTTACGATCACACCAGTTACTACACGGTCCTGCCGGCGGCGTCGTTCGTGCAGGGCCTCGATATCCAGTTTGATGCGTACGCGCGGTCGCTCATCGACGCCGGTGAATTGTCGCGTGAACTCGAGGTCATCATCCAGGAGGTGAAGCGGAAACGCGACTCCCCCACCGCCGTGACCATCGAGTCGTTGTATGCGCTGCTGCACGATCGTCACCGCATTCGCCGTTGGCGCATTGGCGAGGAAGCGGCCCTTCGCGACTTCACGCAACAGGCGGTGCAGCGGTTCTACCGCGCCTGGTATCAGCCGTCCAACACCATCCTGTCGATTGTCGGCGACGTGGATCCCGATACGGTGCGTCACGAAGTGCGGGTGCGACACGGTTCGCTGGACAACCAGACGGTGCCGCGTATGCCCGGCCTGACAGAGATCGCGCCGTCAGGGTTCCGTTTGCGAGACATCGCTGGTGACATCGTCCAGCCGCAGATCGCCTTCGGGTGGCGCGCGCCGGACATCGGTCACGCCGATACTCCCGCACTGGATCTGGCCGGCGTCGCGCTGGGCACGGGACGCGCGTCGCGACTGTATCGCGCGGTGCGCGATCGACAGCTGGCGTCGTCGGTGTCGGCGTGGCACTACACGGCCGGCGATGTGGGGGTGTTCGTGGTGCATGCGGAAGCCACGAACGATCACGCCGTGCAGGCGGTGCAGCAAACGTGGCGCGAGGTGCAGGCCGCGCGCGAGCAGGGCTTTCGGGCCAGTGAGGTGGCGCGCGCGCAGCGCATTCTCGAAGCGCGCTGGTTGCGCCGGCTGGAAACGATGGACGGGCAAGCGACCTATCTGGCGTCATGGGAAGCCGACGGCGGCCTCGAGCGCGCCTCGGCGTACTACGATCGCTTGCTATCACTCGACACCGAAACGCTGCACGATGCCATGCAGCGACATCTCGATCCGATGCAGGTGTCGGTGGTGAGCTACCGCCCGGCGTCGGGTCAACCGCTGGCGGCGGACGCTGATGCGTTGCGGCAGTTGCTCCGTGAGATGGAGGGACAAGGGAGCAGTGTCCTGCCGCCCCCACAGGTTCCCACGCCGGTCCGCGGCGTGCCGACCAGGCCGGATGCAACGAGTCGCGTGGTGCACCGCACGCCGCACCTGGTGCATGGCGCGCACGTGCACGAATTGCCCAGTGGTGTCTCGGTGATTGTGGTGCCCCGACCGGGTGCGCCGCTGGTCAGTGTCGGGCTCTTTCAACGTGGTGGTGCCGGCGCGGAACCGCCCGGACGCGAGGGACTGGCGCGACTGACCGCACACGCCATGCTCAAGGGCACCACCACGCGCAGCGGAGCACAAATCGCGGAGGCGGTGGAAGAACTCGGGGCGAGCATCAGCGTGTCTGCGGGACTGGAGACGCTGGGCTGGTCACTGTCGGTGCCGGTGCGGAATCTGAGTGCGGCGGTGGCGACGCTGGCCGATATTGCGCAGCGCCCGGCATTCCCCGATGATGGCATCGATACGGAACGTTCGCTGGCGCTGGCCGAGGTCACGCGATTGCGTGACGACATGTTTCGGTGGCCCATGCGCCTGGCCACCGCCGCCGCCTATGGCGTGCATCCGTACGCGCGCACCGTCATCGGCACGCCCGAATCCCTCGGGGCCATCGACACGCACGCAGTACGGGCATTCCACGCCGGACAGATTCTGCACGGCGCCACGGTCATTGCGTTGGTGGGCGACCTCGATGTGCGCGCCGCCGTGG
The Gemmatimonadaceae bacterium genome window above contains:
- a CDS encoding tetratricopeptide repeat protein, which translates into the protein MPTPFLSSEEYDERSHALYNEGQYDEALDLLREGLKAYPNAVELHVGVGYARLAREEFAWARRSFEESLILDPEHEDALAGLGEVLLKFGQADAGLRAFDQTIALGYDDDTDLMLQIGRALFREGFVDDALTYFERAVAHAPDSAEAAACVGYAQHRLGHDADAMASLRRSLELDSEFAEARVYLANMLYDAGELELALAEYEKTTPDDHWDELGIWRLTELRKSVYRLKDDDPSLKPWEARLIELAGTPDAIDDVLAEVEQLVMEQESEALLQAQGQLETLGGLLSGLAQQTEQQTDFSSPDVYAPDGPHRVIMRDGSTFEGTWDEIVQALRDARDAGRPLDEYMALEARRHYGATGLRIASHAPEAFLRESANAGLLRIER
- a CDS encoding aminotransferase class V-fold PLP-dependent enzyme, which gives rise to MSTADPLLRFRDEFPILATSTYLVSNSLGAMPRTVPDKLAEYTEQWRTRGVRAWAEGWWELPVTMGSQLAPLIGAATGNVVMVPTVTQAMSTVLSALDFPATRNEVVMTALDFPSVRYAYDALAPRLGARVTVVPSDDGIGIPMDRLLAAITERTRLVAISHVLFRSAYVLDVAAVCARAREVGAVVALDAYHSVGVMPVDVQALGVDFLCGGVLKWLCGGPGGCFLYASASASERFAPALTGWQAHRTPFAFADAMEPASGSWRWLGGTPVVPALFAGMEGPRLIAEAGMASIRAKSIRQTAWLIDAADTRGWRVSAPREAERRGGTVAFDVPHAADVARALLARNVVIDYRPGAGIRVAPHFYTTDDELVACVEAIDDILDNGAWAQFTGVHSTVT
- a CDS encoding insulinase family protein, with the translated sequence MSDGTGGTRAAGAAGAAAMITPKASDALVLHRDTVREVLPNGLTLLVRRDTAAPVVAVVTHVKAGYFDESDDIVGIAHVLEHMFFKGTPTRGVGSIARDTKASGGYLNAHTIYDHTSYYTVLPAASFVQGLDIQFDAYARSLIDAGELSRELEVIIQEVKRKRDSPTAVTIESLYALLHDRHRIRRWRIGEEAALRDFTQQAVQRFYRAWYQPSNTILSIVGDVDPDTVRHEVRVRHGSLDNQTVPRMPGLTEIAPSGFRLRDIAGDIVQPQIAFGWRAPDIGHADTPALDLAGVALGTGRASRLYRAVRDRQLASSVSAWHYTAGDVGVFVVHAEATNDHAVQAVQQTWREVQAAREQGFRASEVARAQRILEARWLRRLETMDGQATYLASWEADGGLERASAYYDRLLSLDTETLHDAMQRHLDPMQVSVVSYRPASGQPLAADADALRQLLREMEGQGSSVLPPPQVPTPVRGVPTRPDATSRVVHRTPHLVHGAHVHELPSGVSVIVVPRPGAPLVSVGLFQRGGAGAEPPGREGLARLTAHAMLKGTTTRSGAQIAEAVEELGASISVSAGLETLGWSLSVPVRNLSAAVATLADIAQRPAFPDDGIDTERSLALAEVTRLRDDMFRWPMRLATAAAYGVHPYARTVIGTPESLGAIDTHAVRAFHAGQILHGATVIALVGDLDVRAAVAMIEREFESLTFRDNADVSATPWPTERLTADDARDKQQTAMALLFPGPRRTDADRFAARVLSAVASGLGGRFFEQLRDRQSLAYTVSAYPVERRAGGAFAAYIATSPAREDEAREGLLSEFAKLREASPTAEEMDRARRYLIGSHAIAQQVGSTVMGEVVDAWLLGGGVGEREEYVARITAVTARDVQALAQRYFDPARVVEGIVRGHRVS
- a CDS encoding pseudouridine-5'-phosphate glycosidase, which gives rise to MPERRLTPRSTPDIAAALARGDAVVALESSVLAQGLEPPFNRQAAERMSAAVAAAGATPAITAIDSGVPVLGLDQTTLERFLARHNVRKVSARDLAMCMADGVDGATTVAGTLALCALAGIEVFATGGIGGVHRDAPFDESADLVELARSSTIVVCAGAKSILDLPATLERLETLGVPVIGYQTKTLPGFFTKSTGLPLTAFAESPEQIARAWRAHRALGRSGAMLVVQAPPASAALDPSLVEHATAAALEVAATQGIRGAAVTPFLLAEVQRQTRGASVQTNLALLEANAALAGRIAVALVQSRKELIRG